The genomic stretch CGACTACGAATCTGGTGAGCAAGGGTCTCCACCAAAGCTAATCGCCCAAGCTTTGTTTGAGGAGCTCCAGTTAATATAGATTTCAGGCTTTCACTCTCAGCTCGCCAAGCTGTTTCTAAAGAGCTATCAGGCCCAACATTTCCAGGCTGTGCTGAAGCTATGGAGACAGTCTGACCAATCAGTGCAACCCAAGGGATATCAGATGTACTTCGTGGTCCCTGACCCAGAAGAACAGCCTGTACAGCAGCAAGGGTTTTTGGCTCTGTAGCAGCTTGATCTATTTTACTAATAATGCCAACAGTTCTGGTACCTGCAACAGTGTAATTTAATTCTTCTTACTCAAGACAAATTGTGAATAGAGAAGACTTAGCAAGTAagccaaaaataaaacttaaggAAAGGTCAAAAGTACTTTAAACTTCTTTTTACAAGCGCAAGACAAAATGCAAGGTCAATAATACCCACTTTCTCCATCATATTCCTTTGCAATTCTGAGAGCTTTATATGAGGAAATTTCGGGCACCAGTGACGCGGGAATTATAACCAGCAATATTGCATCATTGTGCTCTACATACACGCTCTGTGTGAAAGTAAAGGAGATTAAACCACCATCAGGGCAAGATATCAGAAACTCAATTGCAAGAATTATCTGACAATAAAAAATAGCATATAACTCTTTCATAAAATAACCAATGACAACTCAAGACAAGACAATAAGCCACCACTCACCAATGAGTCATCAAAACCTCCTTTATCCACTCCAGGCAAATCAATCAATTTCAGTGATGGAGCTGCACGGGAAAACAATAGATATATAAACAAAGGAGTTAACTGGGAAAAGTCTATATGGCAAAACAAATTagcaaattatatttttcaagcATGTCATCAGTGACCTCAGGCTCTGTACCCTGTCATTGATGCACAATTTCTTGGTAGCAAATCATTGCTCTTAAAATCATCTCAGTTGCAATATTTTTCCTTGACACAACAAGGAtttggaagtctagaattcatgtagccgaccccacatagtgggataaaggctggatatgttgttgttgttgtcgttGTTGACACACAACAAGGATTTCCCACCTGCAACTATATGTCAAATTGATTCCCTGATGTACTGCCAATTTTGACCAAAAAAGAGCACAAGATTCTAACATCCGGATGAAAAACCTAACTCATACTCTAATATGAATGGCATTTCTCTAGCACTGGAATAAGAATACTAAATTGATATTTGCTCATTTCAGATTCCTAGCAAGAACAGGTAGAGGACAGCATAGACAGAAGTCCACAAATGCTTTACAAAAAAATCCTCcttggaaaagaaatagaacaCAGAGAACAAAGACTAACCTGAACTTGTACGGagtttcaaataaatttcatcACGACTCTTGCCTGAACTTTTGCTTAGTCTATCTTGTAAAGAATGCCGAAGAGCACCTATGTTTGGACAGAAAGAACATATGgaaaagaagagtaaaaaaaaggCCACCTCAAAAGACTTGCCACAATAATTAAGACATATATGTACATGCATGCACATATACACAACAAAAGCATATTCCAATCTGACTACATATCGAATTGAAATGAGTGAAAACAGTTTAGCAAGAGGCCTCACTTGCAGAAACCTGTTGATTCTTACTGTCAATGTtcaaaataagtgatttgctGCTTAAAGAACTATCCCTGGATAAATCAATGCAAATGGGAGCACGAGTAGCGCCACCTTCACCCGTTGGCTGCCAAATCACAGAAAAACACGAAACGAAATACCATACACAATTATTTAGAACTTAAATGAAAGATTTGTTCAATTTACCCAAAAAGATAATAACCACAAATACGAAAGAGAAATAATAAGACCTCACCAGGGGAACAAATACCAAAAGGGAAAAATACTCACCAGAGCAGGATGTCCAATTAGACTGTTCAATACAGCTGATTTACCCGCCCCCTGTCCAATTTGTCTAGTTAATTACTACTTAACATCAGCAGTACTATAATCATCATAGTTAtgctcaaagaaaagaaagaaactgaATAAATATGCCAAGCGATTATTCAAGTTTGCTGAAATTATGAACTGCCAATCATGTAGCAACCAATGTCTATGCACCACAACATTTTACAGAACCATTTTCCCTTCCTCATATAgttaaaattgcagaaaatgaaacaaatatgTGAAACAAGCATCATCATTTTTTCAAGAAACTGGAACATGATTCAGCAAGTCATCAGCCAATGCAAGAAATGTGACATTTTGGATGAATTTCAATCTAAAACTTTAATATCAGATCACTAGCCAAACAAAATTGTTGCTTTGAAATACGAGCAACAGGTGCAAATGTCCTCATGGCCAAGGTCTCTCTTCAATGAATATAAAGACCTGGGACTTTCAAGTCTCAGTTATATGAGAAGCCCATCTTCTCAGGCAGTCCAAGATGGTGAAATGATTGAAATTGATATCCAGAAGAAATGACGGACCACTAGATCAATGAAGGGAGAAAATAAGAGTTGACAACTAGCCTGGAAGCAACTACAGCACAACGCACAGGAGGTGGCTCTTGAAGGTCAAAGAAGGAAGGTAGTAGGCAATTTGAATGACTATCAGGATCAAATAACATATTGAATAGCAAATGTTGttagacaataattaaaaagaatagaCACCCTGAGCCTCTAGAACAAATACCCCTAAACCCTGCCTGCAAAATTCCTGCTAGTACCAAGCTACACCATCGTATTTTGAATATCCATAACGAAATAGACGAAAGATTACACCTCAAACTCGTCTGCTTCAAGCTCCATTCTCTCAGTGCCCATATCTTTTTACAGATATTCCCATGTTACATTCCTTAGGTGCcacatttgaattttcaatgaCATTATTTTAGCCCATAATAGTGGATGATCCTAGCAAGGGCAGCAAGGCATATCTGCATACAATATGCCAATCATCCATCTCTCAGAAAATCTTAAACTACTGAATgggaaatataaatatatgttcgCTAGCAACTCATGGGGAAGTGAATGCAAATGCTTACTTGGTCTTGTTTGTAACAGCTATAAGTTTACATCTTGTTTGATTTGGAAATCTATGAACACGTGAAGAGTGAATGAAAAATTTGGAGCTGTGAAAaacttgtttctttattttgctatttCACATCACATGTTTGAGTTTTTGGTCAGACATGTTAGATGGGGATGGATCCTACATTGCAAGGCAGGGCAAGGCATGGTCAGTGAAAGGGTCAAGCAAGACGCAGAGATCACAGACACAGGTTTGCATCAAGGCTCATTGGGCAGGATCAGATTCAAGTAGGGGCTCACGATCACACCTGCCCTGCTGCCATTCTTAAGCATGACTGCTCATTGGGTACGGCCACATGGTGTATAGTGGCCATACGGTGCATAGTGGCGCCAGGATCCAGGCTGCCGCACATGATGATGGTTGAACTAATATCAAAAACTGAGATAAACAGTCCCAAAAGGAAATTTACGATTAATAGTTAATCGATGTGCCAAATCACAATTAATAAGAAATACCCTAAATTGTTGTAATCGTGAATAGGAAACAATTTCGTCTCCTAGTTAGGACCCTGACTCTCTAACATTCTAGTCTCGGCACCATGCCAGAAGTAGAGGTAAAGAATTATAGCTCAGATGCGCCAAATAAGATCAAAACCATCTCGCTAAACACAGCTAGATCCAGAGATCCAatcaccaaaacaaaaaataaaataaaataaaaatccatcATCAAACCCGATCAATTCAAAAAAACACAACAATAGTGTCGGTTCGCAAATCAACTCACAGTATTTCCAAGCGCAACGACGTTGAGAAAGGTCGAGGTCCGCCTCGACGACGAGGTCTCGTCGACGTCTTCATCGGCAAGCAAAGCAGCTGCTTGCCGCATGGAATCAGAGAGCTGCGCCAATTCCTCGATCGCCTCCATCGATTAACTGAATCAAATCACTCTTTCGATTCGAGAATACGAAGCGATCGAGCGAGAGAGATATACAGATAGAGAGAGGCCTCGGATTCACAATCCAGCACAAGATCGATTAGATATAGATGCAAACCCTAGGATTTGATGCAAGGATTGCGAGAGATCAACTGATTAcacgtacatacatacatacatacatatataagtaGATTCGAAATCGAAATTGTGTTTATGAATGCGCGACCCCGAAGATTCAACCGTTGAACTTTTACGGCGTTCACGCGCAAGCCAGACGGAGAGAAGACATTGAAGCGAAATggcaaattctctctctcctctctctcccccccccctctctctctatctctttgggtaaatcttttatatttccatttttaccccttttttttaatttttgcctctCAGTATTGCCTCCGGAAGTTTGGGAATTTGCTCTTTCGGCTGgggatttgaaattcaaaaattctcaGCTGGCGTGTGTTGTTGGGtgaaaataatagtataaagtACGAGGCAATTACTCTATTATTATGATTTGAATTTTATCctaataaattagttattacattttaaatttttattatagtcGATGTGCATtaatataaatcttaaaattattttttataagtttatattaattttaaaattaaatattttttatatttatattaatgtatattatgACAGTTTTAGGTTAATAACTGATTTGAATTGAATCAATTAAGACCAATAAATTTCTagataaatatcaaatattaaactaatatattatcaaactaaaccaaaccCAACTAGTTTAGTCCGATCCGATAAtaaataggatttttttttctttttaatgtgaatttaaaaacatttgtatatgtatatatattaatatgtatataaatctcaaaattacttgtttgtgaatttattttaattttaatattaaataatttttaaatttatattaataaatattacgtTAGTTATAAGTGAGCAACTAATTCGAATCAAAATAAATTCTCATGTAAAGATTAGTATCAAATCGATCTATTATTAGACCAAATCAGACCCAACACTAAATAggcaattttttcttatttaatatgaatttcgatttttcatcaataatttgataaaaatcaaaagatgaattaaattataataaaaattaaaatttaatacttatgataaaaaaatgatatacaattactaatttattacaTAGTGTAAAATTTGAAAACTAATAACATCATTAAAcctataaaatatgaaaaaggaCGATCGAAATTGACTTTGTATAcaagtgttttttattttcttttaagataatatttgttaaaataaataaaataagattgaaatatattttaaatcaatatataaaataatcaaaataaaattgaaaaacacttcaagatttttattaaattatttattaaattttttgaaatgcactgAAGGatatatgcataattttttcttatatgcaAAGTGCAAGATAAACTTAtctggagaaaaaaaataaatttatctaaaaaattatatataaaaaatcacatgatattttttaagagtcgtcaaataaatttatcaaacacaataaaacacttttatttaaaatatttttaatatcttaCTTTTCAAGTCTATATCTTAGTTACAAATAGTGTTTCGTACAggataaattttaagatttattaaAATGTTAGGTTGGAAATCTGTATTCCCATATTTgctacaatttttttataaaaagaatcttGAAAATTAGGATttctgaaaataatttttaagcaactttcccgcaaaaatattttaattgaggggttgggaatccaagttttccatgaacttgggaatgtttttaacaaagaaaaatactaaaacACTCATTACCCTTTATAaccccatacaaacatattatatatattataatatatttatattatttattataaaatattatatatatatattaaaatagatattcatacaaatatatatattatatatgtaagaactcatattttcatgtaatttaagtaagtttagaatactaaaaaattggcttgatagcaattataagtaccgaatcgattatagggagtgccctagagccgagatatctaagaaaaatgatacgaCTTTGAGGATTattttgaggcatgatttatggtatcgaaataaattaaatcataaatgattttcagtacagctaaaattcaaTTGAGATTTAGGCTAAGAAACCGAATAATTGTAGAGGGCTTCTGGGAAGTTAATGGAATCTTGAGGGGGTTCATATTCGGCATGCATAACAACTCTTCAatagtttcaggaagaaataaaaggatttatggccaaaataaagattcgggtctaagtgcaatttcttgaaattttcggaggtcaaaatgatgtttttttgaaTCTTCGAAAATAAAATGGAAGTTTTAAGACTTAAGGGTCTTAATGGCAATTatggaaagttcaggggctttctaaaatgggccaaagtgcaaaaagcTCAAAGATTTGGCAATGGGAAATCGACCAGTAGCTTTTCCGGTCGTTAACTGCCGATTTTGGccacgagaaatcacgggggtTGGTCGGGAATGCTTTTGGGTTCAGGCATGGCTAACAACAGCCACGAGGGTGGCCGAATTTTGACAAAAACTGatcaaaaattcaataattttgtcAAAGCTCTTCAAGTGGCATTTGTGGTCAGATTTTGATGCTTACAAGTCGATATAAGGGAGGTAAAGACGTCTAAGGGGTCAGTTATAGCAGCTTAGAACATTTGGAAGCTCgaggttgcctataaatagagatgaccgaatgtttcaaaaaaaataaactcttAGATCTGAAAGTTCGAGCAAAAATTGAGGGAAACGAATAAGAggcttttgttccccaagtCCAGATGATCATTCATGTGAAATTTGAGCAATTATCGTTgagagatgaaggagatatggAGCTTCAACAGAAAAACGAGCTtcaccgaaaaattggtttgagtAGTCTCAAAATGTCTCTGATCAAGCGATTTGAAGCTATTATATTGTAAATGATGAAAAGAGGAATGCGTAGGTTCAAACTAGGGGCGAAACGAAGCTCAAACAAatgagaaaatgccaaaaaactAAGGCTATTCGAAATCTGCCTGAGGAAAATGACTGACGCATGTAGTACACACGCTAACCAGGGCCCACAAGTGGAAGCACATGGGGGACAAGAAAAAGGCACATGTGGGCGCGTGAAATGCtaaaaaaatttgtgaaaaatcaagaaaaataaaataaggggGGTTTGTATTCAAAGTTTTCGTGTTTGCCTTCCCGGTGTCTCGATTTCCGTAACGATCAGCCTCGTTTTGCATGTAAACGAAATTTCGAGGTAagttctgaaatttttctttaaagttattagaatataatgattttttgtgaaaaaaaaaaatagtcaataagatatttatttggatttttagataagaaaattggagaaaaatagaagaaattatgggaaaattatgaaaaatagatatttatgttcctttgaaataaatatggtgTCTAAGGATCATTGaggcttgaggtgaagtgaTTTGTGCAAAAATCGAGGTTATGCACGATAATGGAGGtctggcacgcaaattgagacGATGCACGTTTTTTGATGTGTTTGGAACTTAGTGCAAAaagtaagtggttcaacccaaaaccaaTTTTATGCAAGTGATTTTATCATATATTCACATGCTATGTTATGTTATACTTCATGTATagtgcatttacatgtattgatgatgagcTATGCATAAGTTTACgataatattattgatcatgtaaCGCATAAAGGTTTGAGATTACAGACTGGCGCTGTTACTTTActaatggtgcacccatacacctcgccCTAGTAAGGAGACTGTTAAAATGGAAAGTAGCAGTTGGGTGCAGTCAACTCAAACGAAATGAATGATGTTATGTTGCATtctgcattcatgcacgaaatatgtcgATGTATTCTTACTTAAattattcatcatctaatttgggctttgcccctaaaatattcaaacgttccaaatagagattgtagcagaaacgagaatGAACGAGACATGatatggcacttagcaaagtgtaaGATGAAATGATtgaatgttatgtagcccatgtgtttaagttctactacttcgAAATCTtaacgttttgaggaataatgatgtataaccctatttaaggttaatgataaagttaaggttcgaggtacgtgatgacgtggccgatggattctaCATGTAGATTCGATGTTCTGCTTATTCACGAAGATTTGGTTATGTGATGTCAGGTTTCAAGATATCTTGAAAAACTTATGTTCTGTTAATGAATAGTCTTGTATTATGGAATACGTCCGAAGCGATcgtatattattaatatgatTCGATGTATGCTTAGGTTCGATTCATACTTCCGTTATTAGTAAATACCTAGTCTAGTATTTATGATGTATGATGATACTCATGCTAGGTAGGTAAATGAGAAATTTTGGTAATTAATATGATGTTGAgttgttaaagaaaaaaaatatatcctaaatttcttaaattataagatacccgagaaagtggggtgttacaatatatatatacacatgcatatatatacataatatgtaaaaaaataatatttttttgacctTCTAAAGAAGTTGTtggtcccaatattttatatagtaaaaggaatttatcatatttaaataaaaaattaaataaggataattttgaaaaaagaacatgaattcctaaaaatattacatttaaaccaaacacataaatgTAAGATTCTTaaaaaagaatactcaacattctTAAGAATGTTTAAACCTAACAAaacatagaattgcataaatcctgagaatcaaaaattttcaagggcattttcaagaattatgaattctagaaatttaaaaactttctCCCAACGCCCCTAGTTGTTTCCAACACTTCCAGCAGAAAATTGAGATGCCAACCGCACAAAGGGGCCTAACAAGGCAAGTATGCTACTTAACAAATCAAACCAAAGGTTGACTACTAACCTATAACCAAACAATGATTCGGAATTTCAAACTCCAAATTTCAAATGACAAATGAGAAACGATGATATTCAAAAGCAAGTTGCACAACCTATGAGAAATGCTTATTGTGCATCGAAAGAAGTATACAAATGGACAGATAATCAGTCGTAGAAGCATTAGAAAAAATAACGACATATTGAAACAACAAAAGGGACCTGCTAAGTACAAATCCCGGCTAATGACGGGATCAGATTATATGTATAAGCTCACAAGGAGAAAGCTGTATTATCTACAAATACGAAGCTGCTGCAGTTGGGGAGGGGGGGAGGAATCATCTTGCTTTTGGTGTGtgcgttttgacctcccttttCAAACTGGATGGTTTTCTCCAGGACCCTCAAAATTCAATCAACGAAGAAATATGTGTGTATACCTTTGAATTACAACAAGAAGCGACAGACCATATAAACCGCGTGATCATGTCATGGGGGTTGCTCTTTGATTGCTCGAGCTACTTGTGGGGATTAATTTGCGGGTAAAGTCCCAAAATGTGCTCGGGCATAAAGTCATGCCTGGTCAGGATCCCTTCAATGGGAGGTTTCTgcaaaatgaaaacaataacTGAATCACATCCAACCTCTTTTTTCCCTGAAGAACTTCGAACAGAATTACATGAAAAAACCAATACTGGATTTtggaagacaaaagaaaaaaccaaCCATTAACAAGTTACTGAACGGAGAAAATAAAACCCAAACAAAAAAATAGCAAATTTGGTACATTTTAGCAAAGTAGGGAATGAAAGTTAGCAGAAGAATAAGCAATAAAAACATACCCCAGGTGTTTTTGGCACCACACACAGGTGCCTCAGACCAAGCTGCCGAAACAGGATAGCAGCTTTTGCTAGTGACATTGTCCCCACTACAGTATAAGGGGACATATTTGTGATAGGATGGAGATCAACAAACATCTCCATGTCCTCCTCTGTAATGTCCACATCCTCTAGCTTGAGCCCCTTGCCAGATCCTGGCTTTGCAAAGTCAAATGCATGAAAACTCCTTAACACTGCAGATCCGCTCAACACTCTGTGCTTTGTGAACTTCTTTCCTTTAAGCAAAACGAGTAAGTGAGACCTCAAAACAAGCCCACACAACTCTGGTGCATCTGAGAAAGGTGGCTCATCAATAACAGGGAAACCGTTGTGCCTTGTTGTCTTGAGAGCATGCACTATATTGGCCACTTTCTCAACACCAGAGAATGTTATCAATGGACCAGAAACAACATCCCTTGCAACCAAGTTCTTCATGTATGGTTCAGCATGGGCTTCCATATAAGGCAATCCTTTCATATGCACTATTTGGTCATACACGCCTTTGTTGAAACAATCAGCCACAGTTTTTGAGATAAGGAGAACAAGCATAGTCAATGGAAGCATCAACAGGTTATTAGTGAGTTCAAGAAGTATGACACACAGCGACACAGTCATTCTCATGGTCCCACCAAGGAAGGAGGCAGCTCCAAGCATTGCAAAGAGACCAACATCGAGACCGGAGAAAGAGCCCAGGAGCCTGCCAACAAGACGCCCATAGGAGGCTCCGGCAAGTATGACAGGGATAAAGAGCCCAGATGGTATGGCAATGCCATAAGTGACAATACCAAGGCAGAATACAGcaacaaagaaaattaaaagggtaGAGATGTGGAACTCGCCTGCGTTTCTGGAGCTAAATAAATTTCGGATCACATCATCATTGGTGTTGAGAAAGAGGGAGGCCAGGTCATTGTACTGCCCTGATGGACACTGGAAGTTTTTGTAGTTTCCAGAGCGACCTATTGTGGGACATTCACCTTCCATCCCAACAGGGCAGGGGATGCACCTCGCTAACCATGGAAGGCCATAAGAGCAACAAGAGGTCAGGAAGGAAACAGCAACAACAAGCAGGACTTTGAAGCCAGGCCCTCTCCTGCAATTCATTCTCAGCCTCAGCCAGAGCCAATACCACAAGTTTTTGCACAAATATCAGTTTGCAAGTAACAAAATCATGTACCATTTCAAGTAATAAGTCTCTAGGCTGGTGCAAAGTTTTGAGTTAATAATGGAGGATATCAAGGTAAAGTTAAGATCATGCGTTACAGAAATCAGATACCTGGAAACTAGCTaacataataaaacaaacaaaaaaatatttaagtgatTGGACGTAAAACTTTATTGGTTTATGGTTCTTACGCTTGTATGTGCctttttgattaattcaattGCTTACCCATAAAAGCTAAATAAAAAGGGAAAACTATACAATtagaacaatattttattaggaaaataataatggaaatggataatatatatatatagatacagaACTTActgttagaaaaaaataaaaaagaagattgaaTATTGTAATCATAATTTATTAGTCTGAGATGTCTGGTTTATGGAAATCATAGATAGAACTAGGATTTGATTTCAAATAATTGAGCAATGTCCACTTTAATGGCATGTTCAGGGGAGTACAATTTCTAACCAGTTTATTCTCAATGATTTAAGGGGGATTATAAGAGCATACTCATTGATGATGCTATAGGTGCGAAGAACCTTGTCCACAAGAAAATTGtaaaaacttccaaaaatgcctcCAATAATTCCAATCAATATTATTGCCAATAGATCTGGCACGTTATAATTGGCCGTTGCTGAATTGACATCAAACATGATCAGACCCCCTTGCCCAAATAGTCCACAGTTCCCACTCCGACAAAATTCTATGAATGACCTCAATACCATGGCTACTACAGCTGTTGTGAAAAAAGTCCTCCAAAGAAGAGCACTCCGCCACCTAAAAGACATCAATAATAACAAGGTCATCGCCTAAAGAAGAATGACCTTCCAAATTTATGGACAGCAAACAGAAACAGACATTCACAAAGATAACTTTAGTTTTGGAGCTGGTGTTGTTCTCCTCGTGGTCTCCTTGTTGGTTCTCATGTTGTTTCGTTGCCTTCAAATGCCTTCTGGTtggtgtttttattttgtatatattttctgttgggctGAATCAGATGGCATTTGTATTTGGGTGCTTGTGTTTTTTCTCTGATGGTTTTCTTTTGGTCCGGGGTATGCCTTGACCTTTGGTTGTCGATGCTTTGGCGCggtttgtttatatatttttcttatttaaaaaaaaaaaaacactttacTTTTGGAGCTACAATTTGCAACAGAAACCAACACAATTCTATGTGGTAACAAAGTTAGGTGATCCTGGAAGAAGATACTCTTTCTAAGGATATTGTCGTttatggggagagagagagagagagagagagagagagaccatgAAGCTGCTTCTTCAAGAGCAAAGAGAACCCCACCAACTGGGGCACGGAAGGCGGCTGCAACACCAGCAGCCGCTCCACAAGTGATCAGATCCCGTCGATCCCTATCATTTTTAAAGTATCTCAGCCATTGCCAAGTTAAGTGGTACTTGCGGGAACCCCCCTGTCCAAGTAAGTTTGCTATGCAAGAGCCGGTGTGTACCATGGGTCCTTCCTTTCCAATGACAAATCCAGCAGCAACTCCTAAAATGGAACCAAAAATCTGCCATAT from Diospyros lotus cultivar Yz01 chromosome 9, ASM1463336v1, whole genome shotgun sequence encodes the following:
- the LOC127809878 gene encoding chloride channel protein CLC-c-like, yielding MDQREENDIDSEGIVYDEEGLERNESAVSSRSMGGMLREPLLARSRINNTSQIAIVGAKVYPIESLDYEIIENDLFKQDWRSRKKVEIFHYVFLKWALALLIGLSTGLVGFFNNIAVENIAGFKLLCISNLMIKDKYFQAFSAYAFCNMVLAIAAAALCAYIAPAAAGSGIPEVKAYLNGVDAHSILAPSTLFVKIFGSILGVAAGFVIGKEGPMVHTGSCIANLLGQGGSRKYHLTWQWLRYFKNDRDRRDLITCGAAAGVAAAFRAPVGGVLFALEEAASWWRSALLWRTFFTTAVVAMVLRSFIEFCRSGNCGLFGQGGLIMFDVNSATANYNVPDLLAIILIGIIGGIFGSFYNFLVDKVLRTYSIINERGPGFKVLLVVAVSFLTSCCSYGLPWLARCIPCPVGMEGECPTIGRSGNYKNFQCPSGQYNDLASLFLNTNDDVIRNLFSSRNAGEFHISTLLIFFVAVFCLGIVTYGIAIPSGLFIPVILAGASYGRLVGRLLGSFSGLDVGLFAMLGAASFLGGTMRMTVSLCVILLELTNNLLMLPLTMLVLLISKTVADCFNKGVYDQIVHMKGLPYMEAHAEPYMKNLVARDVVSGPLITFSGVEKVANIVHALKTTRHNGFPVIDEPPFSDAPELCGLVLRSHLLVLLKGKKFTKHRVLSGSAVLRSFHAFDFAKPGSGKGLKLEDVDITEEDMEMFVDLHPITNMSPYTVVGTMSLAKAAILFRQLGLRHLCVVPKTPGKPPIEGILTRHDFMPEHILGLYPQINPHK